TATGCACTATTTCATCTTTTTTATAGCCATCTTTTAAAATTTCATTTATTGCATAAGGATTAGGCTTAGCTGGATAAGACTTATCTTCAGGATTACCATAAATATACTTGAATTTCCATTTTGATAAAATTGTCTTCACATGTTTTAAAGTCGCTATCTGATCTTTATTAGTAATAATAGCCAAAATTTTGCCTTTTTTTTGTAAATAATCTAATAATTCCGGTATACCTTCATACAAATAAATACCTTTATAATAGTTTTCATTATAGTAAGATCTAACTTCTGCTAAAAATTGCTCTTTTTCTTCTTTTATATTTCTTATTATTTTAATTTTATCAAAAACGACTCCAAAACCCTTGCCAATAAAATCCATATATTTTTCTTCTTCAAAAGTCTTATATGAATATTTTTTTAAAATTTCATTAAATGCTTTTGCTATTGCAGGCAAAGTATTAACTAATGTACCATCTAAATCAAACGTTACAACATTTACATTCATCATGATACTCACCCTTCATCGCAAAATTAACAAATCTTTCTATACCTTTTAAGCCATAACCATCATGCTTATAGCAAGCAACATCATTTAAAACTTCCATATATTTTTGTGAAAATAATTGATAAATATATTCATCAAAGAAAAAACATTTATCCATATCTTCTTCTTTAATATTCTTTTTAATAAAATTAATATATTTACACATATCTGTATTTTCTTCCATTAATTCTAAAATTAAATCTATAGAGCCACAACTTTGTAAATTTTGATCTAATTCCAAAATATCTTCTGCTATTTTATCAGTTATTTCCATAGTCCCTAATTCTTCAAAAGAATTAACACCTTTTTCGAATAAGACTAAATTGCATTCATCTTGAATTTTAAATTCAGAATTTCTAAGAACTAGATAATATTCTCCCTTGTATTCATATAAATTAGAATAATTAGATACTCCATCTATGTCGCTTAAAAAATCCTTATATCCTTCATCCCAAATATGTTTTAATTTTTCTATTAATTCTTTAGATTTTGTTTTTAAAACTGGCAAAGGATATGATAAAATTTGTACTTCATTTTCTTCTGATTCTATTGTCTTTAATTTTTTTGATAAAAATAAAGGATAAGCTTTATTCTTATCAAATTTTGCTTTTTCAACCATTTCAAATTTACCATAGTCTGTAGTAAATTCATATTTTATCTCATTCATTTTTGCCTCATTTTTTTATTAAATATTTAAGTCTACTTGTAACCATTTTTATACCAACTTTATTTGATTTACCTCTAGGTATTATTATATCTGCATATCTTTTAGCTGGTTCTACAAATTCTAAATGCATAGGTTTAACAGTTTTAATATATTGTTCTTTGATATTATCAAAGCTTCTTCCACGCTCATTCATATCTCTTTCAATTCTTCTTAATAATCTAATATCATCATCTGTATCAACAAAAATCTTAACATCAAATAAATCTCTTATTTTTGCCAAAGTCAATATTAGAATACCTTCAACTATTATTATTGGTTTTGATGTTATATGTTCTTTTTCTTCCATTCTCTTATGTTTTGTAAAATCATATTTTGGCTTATCGATATCTTCACCATTTTTAAGAGCTTTTATATGTTTTATTAAAAGTTCAAAATCTATTGCATCTGGATGGTCATAATTTAATTTTCTTCTTTGTTCATAAGTTAATTCTAAATGATCTTTGTAATACGAGTCTTGTTCAAGTAAAGCAACACTTGAACCAAATTTTTCTAAATCTTCAACTATTAAATTAGCAACACTTGTCTTACCTGAACCTGTACCTCCTGCTATTCCTATTATTATTCTATCCACTTTTTACAACTCCTTATAAACTTTCCAATATTTTAATAACTTCTTTCGCATCATTAGTGTTTATAATATTATTTAATTTTTCTTCTTCAAATGATAATTTTGATATAGTTGTTAATATATCCAAATGTTCTCTTTTTGTTGCTTCAGGTGCTACTACAAGAAAGAATACCTTAGATTTTTCATCATCTAAAGATGCAAAATCTTTTCCTTGCTTATCAATTGCTACTAACATAGCAACTTTTTTTACTACTGTTGATTTAGCATGTGGTATTGCAATTCCATCTTGCATGCCTGTTGATGATAAATTTTCTCTTTCATATAGAGCTTCTAATAAAGTATCAAAATCTTGTTTTTCTATAACAGTATTATCATTTAAAAAATAACTTGCTAATTCTTTTATAATGTCTTCCTTGCTTGTTGCCTTTATACCAAATATTACTCTTTCATCTGATAAATAATTTTTAATTTCCATAGTTCCTCCTAATATCTTCTATTATATCATCTATCTTTTTATTATCCATATTATATCTAATATAGCCTTTGTCTCTAAACCAAGTAAATTGTCTTTTTGCATATCTTCTACTTGCTATTTTTATTTTTTCTATTGCTTCTTCTAAGCTAATTTTTTCCTCGAAGTATTCAAATAATTCCTTGTATCCTATACTTTTTATATTTATATTCCCATATCTATTATATATCTTTTTGGCTTCATCTAAAAGACCCTCTTTAATCATACAATCAACTCTATAATTTATTCTATTGTATAAATTTTTTCTATCTCTTTCCAAAAAAATTTTAAGAAACTTTCTATCATTAGCTTTAACCTTATTTAAATTTAAGCCTCTTAATTCTATTTTCCTTATAACTCTAATTTTATTTTTTATATCAATGCTATTTTTTTCTTCTATCGTTAGCATTTCTTGTAATTCTTCAAGACTTTTTTCTTCTAATTCTTTTCTTTTTTTTCTATCTATTTCAGGAAGCTGTGCTAAGCCTTCTACCAATGCATCTATATATAGACCTGTTCCTCCAACTATCAAAAAAATCTTATCTTTATTTTTATTTAAAATTTCATTTGCTTGTTTATAGAATAGCCCTGCATTATATTCTTCATTTGGTTCAACAATATCAATTAAATGATGTATAACTCCTTGTTTTTCTACTTCCCTTATTTTAGCTGTTCCTATATCAAGTCCTTTATACACTTGTGATGCATCTGAAGATATTATTTGTGCATTTAAAAACTTTGCTAATTTAATTGATAATTCTGTTTTACCAACAGCAGTTGGTCCTGCTATAACTATTGCATTATACATATTCAAATTCATATCCTTCTATGATTATGGTATCTCCTCTTTTTACACCAGCCTCTTCAAGCTTTTCTTCCATACCTATATGTCGCATAATTTGTAAAAATTGTATAATACCATCATCACCTAAGAAAACATATTTATTTAATACATTATCTACAACTTGCCCAGATAATTCATAGGCATTTTCTTCAATTTTCTTTATTATCCAATCTTCTTTATTTGGAATTATTTCTTCTAAAGCCGTTACTTCTTCTATTTCCTCATCTTCTATATCTTTTAATAAGTCATAAGCTTTTCTCATTAATTCTGCTACACCTTCATTAGTTAGCACAGAAATTTTCTCTACCTTATGTCCTATAGCTTTCTCAAAGTCTTGTATCTTCGTTTTGTCATATAGTACATCTATTTTATTTAAAACTACTATCTGTTTTTTTGCAGCTAATTTTTCACTATAATTTTTTAATTCTTCATTTATTTTTTTATAATCATCTATAGCTTTTCTTCCTTCTAATTCTGAAATATCAACTATATGTATTATTAATTTACATCTTTCTATATGTTTTAAGAATTTATCACCTAAACCTATACCCTTATGTGCTCCTTCAATAAGACCTGGTATATCAGCAATAACAAAAGAACTATCTTCGTCAACTTTTACTATTCCCAATTTAGGTTTTAAAGTTGTAAAATGATAACCTGCTACTTTTGAATTAGCATTTGATACTTTATTAATAAGGGAAGATTTTCCTACACTTGGATAACCAACTAAAGCTACATCTGCTAATAATTTCAATTCTAGTTTTATTTTTAATTCTATACCAGACTTTCCACTTTCAGAAATTCTAGGTGCTTTTCTTATTGAATTTTTAAAGTGGACATTACCTCTTCCTCCATCTCCACCTTTAAGAAATACAACACTTTCATTCTTTTTCTTCATATCTAAAAGAAGCTTATTTGTTTCATAATCTCTTATCATAGTTCCAACTGGGACATGTATTATTACATCTTCACCATTTTTACCAGAGCATTTAGCTCCACTTCCTTTACCACCATTTTTTGCTTCTATTCTTTTTATTGTTTTGAAATTTAATAAAGTATTCATATTTGGATCTGCGAAAAAAATAATTGAACCACCTTTTCCACCATCTCCACCATCTGGTCCTCCGAATTGCACGAATTTTTCTCTTCTAAAAGTCGCTGCTCCATCTCCTCCATCACCAGATTTAACTGTTATTACACTTTCATCTATAAACATATATACCTCACTATTTATTTTTTCTAACCTTTTCATTATATCATTATTTTAAAAAAAAAGATACTCAAGTATATAGCAAAAAATGGAGCTTATGCTCCACTTCAATATAATTAATTTAGCTATTTCTTACAGTTACACCTTTTGGTACTGATGCAAATACTTTGTCTGTTATTTCAATAACTGTTCCACCTAAAACAAATGTTGCTCCACTTAAGTAGTCTATTAATCTTTGTCCGTCTTCTCTTGACATATTTTCTAAACTAAACGCAACTAAATTATTGTCCTTTATCATTTCAGCTATTTTTTTTGAATCTTCACTATATGATTTTGGTTTTAAAATACTAACTCCATTATATAAAATATCTTCATTATTGATTTCAGTTGTATTAGTTTGTTCTTCTTCATTATTATTTTTTAAAAAATCCAACATACCCATTTTCTTTTCCTCCAACGCCATTTTTTTCATTATATAATTTTTTCTTATATAATTCAATAGTTTTTTTTATTTTTTACTTTTTTTAAAAAAAATATTATAATTTATATGAGGTGTTTTATGAAAAAATTATGTATTATAACCGGTGCAACAAGTGGAATCGGTTTAGAACTTGCTAAATTATTTTCCTGTGAAAATATACAATTACTTTTAATTTCAAGTAATTTAGATAATTTAAAAAGAACAAAAATGCTACTTGAAAACAAATTAGCTACTATTGATATTTTAGAAATGGACTTAGCTAATAACTTTAATATTGAAAAAATAAAAGAAAAGATACAAGGCAAACAACTATATTGTTTAATTAATAATGCTGGCTTTGGCGATTTAAATTCATTCATACTTTCCGACATAGAAAAAGCAGAAAATATGATTAAACTTAACAATATCGCTCTTACAAAACTATGTCATTTTTTTCTTAATGAAACTAAAGAAAGTACTGACCCTATATACTTATTGAATGTAGCTTCTATAGCCGGCTTTATGCCAGGCCCTTTAATGGCTGTTTATTATGCAACAAAGGCTTATACTTTATCTTTCACAAGGGCATTAAGATATGAAATGAGAAAAAAGAAGAATATACGAATTTGTTGTCTTTGTCCGGGTCCAACAAAGACTAATTTTACAAAAGATTTTATTAAAAAGCCTAAAATATTTTCAAATATTTTTTCTATGCAGGCAAAAGATGTAGCTATTACAGCATATTATGGTTTATTGAAAAATAAAGAACTGATAATACCTGGTGTTCTTAATTATATTGCAATTAAAATTATTCCTTTTATTCCTAATAAATTAATTTCAGCTATTACAAATAAGATTATGAAAATAAAATAGGTCTCAAAATTTGAGACCTATTATTTTTAATATTCTATACTTCTTAACATCCATAATAATTTTTCATATCTTATTATGTATTCATCCATCATAGCTGAAGTTCCAAAGTCATCACTTTCATCTGCTTTTATTTTAACTTGTTTAGCTTCATCTACGATATATTGATAATCTTCTATTAACTTTTTCAAAGCTTCATCAATAGTTATATCCTTATTTTCACCTTCATTTATTTTTGAATTTTCAAGATAACTCTTCATTGTAGATAAAGGTCTACCATTTAATGCTAAAATTCTTTCTGCTACTTCATCTACTACTTCATTTAAATCACTATACATTTTATCTAATTGTTCATGAATTGAAAAAAAGCTTTTTCCTTTTATATTCCAATGAAAATTTTGAACTTTTTTAGCCAAAGTTGCAAGATCTGCAAGAAATAAATTTAATGTCTTTTCCATATAAAAATCTCCTTTTATTTATTTGTAATGATTACAATCTTGTAATCATTCTAACTTAGTATAAAGCTTTTTCTATATTATGTCAAGATGATTTTACATTTTAATTATTTTTTGTCCGCTTTCATATCTTTATATTTTTTTACTTGTCTTATCATTTTATCTAGCATTTCATCAATTGCTGAATAAAGACTCTTGTCTTCAGCTTCAATTCTTATTGTTTTACCTGCTAAATACATTGTTGCACACGCACTGTGAATTGGCCCTTCAGATTTTGTATCATCTACAGCCAAATTAAGTTTAATTTCATTAATACCATCAAAGTATTTTTCAACTTTTCTGCATTTCATAATTGCATATTCTCTTAAAGCATCTGTTAATTTAAGATGTTGTCCACTTACTATTATATTCATAGTAATAACACTCCTTTCATTCACATATAATATATTATAATGCTAATAATATAAAATTACAATACTACTCTGTTTTTAAAATTAAGTCTTTATTATGCAATACGTACTTTTTATCTGCAATATTGGCTAATTCTGTACTATGTGTAACCAATATTATAGTTTGTTTTTCTTCCTTATTTAGTTTTATAAATAAGTTATTTATTTTTTGACTATTTTCATCATCCAAATTACCCGTTGGTTCATCTGCTAATATTATTTTTGGTTGATTAATTAATGCTCTTGCAATAGCTACCCTTTGCTTTTGTCCACCAGATAATTCTGACGGATAAAAATTAAGTCTATCTTTTAAACCTACTACTTCTAATAGTTCTTTCGCTCTTTTTTCTATTTCAACTTTTTCTTTTTCTTTCAATGCCAAGGCAGGTAACATTACATTTTCAAGTGCTGTAAATTCTGGCAATAAATAATGAAATTGAAAAACAAATCCTACATTTTTCGCTCTAATCTTTTCTAAATTTTTTTCATTAATATGATTTATATAGTCTATCTTACCTTCATATTTTGTATCCAATAAACCTATCAAATTAAGTAAGGTTGTTTTACCACTCCCTGATTTTCCTTGTATTGAAACAAGATCTCCCTCAGAAATCTCTAAATTTATATTGCTCAATATTGTTAAATTCTCTACCTTAGTTTTATATCTCTTTGTTACATTTTCTAATTTTAATATCTTCATAAGTTAAATTTTATCGCCTCCGTAACATCTAATTTAGCAGCTTTTTTAGCTGGTATATATGATGCTAATAATATTATTATAAATGCTATAAAATAAACTAAAGTTAATTCTAAAAAGTCCATTTTAATAGGTAATTTTGTAATATAATAGGTCTTTACTAAATAATTTGAAGAAATATATTGAATAATCTTTAAACAAATAGGTGATAAAATTATTGAAATTACTATACCACTTAAACCTAGTATGAGACCTTCAGTAACAAAAATATGTAAAATTTGTTTCTTAGTATATCCACAGGCTTTTAATATTCCTATATCACTTGTTTTTTCCCTTATCAATATATTTAAAATTATTGATACTATGAAACTTGATATTAATACTAGCATACTTAATATTAAAATAAGTATAAATTCTTCAAAATGAACTGCAGCTAATAAATTTTGATTTTCATCAGCCCAAGTTATTGCTTTTATATCCCCATTAATTGAATTTATATTTTCTTTTAATTTATTAAGTTTTTTAATATCTCCTGGATTTTTAACCCTAACATCTAAGCTATTAATATTATCTCCAGTTTCTTCTAATATTTGCCCTGTTTCTAATGGTAATAAAACTAAATTGCTATCATATTCTAAATATCCCGTTCTAAAAAAACCTATTATCTTAACTCTAATTTCACGACCATTTAATGAAATTACATTTATTTCATCGCCCAAATTAAGTTTCATACCATTTGCCATTTCTTGACCTATGTATGCATAATCCTGACCACTATTTGATATTTTTTTTACAATATGCAAATTTAATTTATCTATTTGTGTTGCCCTAATAATAGGAGTATAATTATTCTCATTATATTTAACAAAACCTTGAATATATACATTAGATACGGTTGTTTCTGCTCCTTTTTCTTTTATTTCTTCAATTATCTTTTTATAGTCTCCTTCTTTTTTAGGTGTATATGTAACACTTATATGTGGACTTAAAGACAATAAAGAATTTAGCATATTTTCTTTTAAACCATTTGATATGGTCAATGAAACAACGAAAACTATTAATGCTAATGCTACTGCAATAATTGAAATTATTGTCTGAAATTTTCTTTCTTTTATATGTCTATATGCTATAAATAGTTCAACCATTTTATTTTTCTACTTTCTTTTTTGTAATTTTTGATATTTTTGCTATAAATAAATATTTATTTGAAATATTAAGCCTTATTATATATCTTTCATTTTTATTATCTACTAGTGCTAAGCAATTATCGTATTTTGTACCGCCAACATGAGTTCTCATAAGCTTTACACTTTTAATTTCTTTTAAATTAATTTTCGTTTTACCATAGCTTAAGATATTATTATCAATTACTAATTTGTATTTAAATAATTTATAAATATAAAAAGCTAAATATAATATTACTAATACAATTATTATAATTTGAAGCAAAGGCTTTCTAGAAAATTTATATATTTCTGTAAAAATAACAAAAACTAAAACGACTATTAAAATAAGCGACTTAATATAATAAGATTTTTCTAAACGAAATACACTTTTTTCTTGCTGTTCATCTAATTTTTGTTCTGAAACTTTTTCTAATATATCATCAATTTTCTCCATTTTTATCCTCTTTCTTATCTACAAATTTATAAATTCTTTCATTTTCTTCTGACATATTCAAATTATCTCTTGCTATTTTTTCTATATTTCCAGTATCTTCATTTTCTTTTATGGCTTTTTCCAAATTTAATTTTTTCTTCTTCTGTTCCTCTATTTGCTGTTTTAAAACTTTTGTCTTTTGATTTTCAACTCTTATTAAATATTGTTTCTTAAAAAAAGGAAATAATAAAAATATAGCAAAAAAACACACGAATATATAAAGATACATTTTCCATAATTTACTATTCATTTTATTCTTCCTTTTCCTTTTTTATTTTATTTATTATTTCAATAAAACTATCTAAATTATCAAATTTATTATATACTGATGCAAAACGCACATAGGCAACTTCATCTATTAGCAATAATTTTTTTAAAATTATTTCTCCAATTTTTTTACTATTTATCCCCTTAGAATAACCTTCCCTTATTTCATTTTCTATATCTAAAACTAAATCTTGTATACATTCAGGTTTAATATTTCTTTTTATTAAGGCTCTAGTTATACTATTATATATCTTATTTTTTGAAAATGGTTGTGTACTTCCGTCCTTTTTTATAACAAGTATAGGTTG
Above is a window of Sneathia sanguinegens DNA encoding:
- a CDS encoding HAD family hydrolase, with the translated sequence MMNVNVVTFDLDGTLVNTLPAIAKAFNEILKKYSYKTFEEEKYMDFIGKGFGVVFDKIKIIRNIKEEKEQFLAEVRSYYNENYYKGIYLYEGIPELLDYLQKKGKILAIITNKDQIATLKHVKTILSKWKFKYIYGNPEDKSYPAKPNPYAINEILKDGYKKDEIVHIGDMKVDYDMAKNAGIKQIHCKYGYEKKASIYENSVACAKEIMELIK
- the udk gene encoding uridine kinase — translated: MDRIIIGIAGGTGSGKTSVANLIVEDLEKFGSSVALLEQDSYYKDHLELTYEQRRKLNYDHPDAIDFELLIKHIKALKNGEDIDKPKYDFTKHKRMEEKEHITSKPIIIVEGILILTLAKIRDLFDVKIFVDTDDDIRLLRRIERDMNERGRSFDNIKEQYIKTVKPMHLEFVEPAKRYADIIIPRGKSNKVGIKMVTSRLKYLIKK
- a CDS encoding PTS sugar transporter subunit IIA translates to MEIKNYLSDERVIFGIKATSKEDIIKELASYFLNDNTVIEKQDFDTLLEALYERENLSSTGMQDGIAIPHAKSTVVKKVAMLVAIDKQGKDFASLDDEKSKVFFLVVAPEATKREHLDILTTISKLSFEEEKLNNIINTNDAKEVIKILESL
- the miaA gene encoding tRNA (adenosine(37)-N6)-dimethylallyltransferase MiaA, producing MNMYNAIVIAGPTAVGKTELSIKLAKFLNAQIISSDASQVYKGLDIGTAKIREVEKQGVIHHLIDIVEPNEEYNAGLFYKQANEILNKNKDKIFLIVGGTGLYIDALVEGLAQLPEIDRKKRKELEEKSLEELQEMLTIEEKNSIDIKNKIRVIRKIELRGLNLNKVKANDRKFLKIFLERDRKNLYNRINYRVDCMIKEGLLDEAKKIYNRYGNINIKSIGYKELFEYFEEKISLEEAIEKIKIASRRYAKRQFTWFRDKGYIRYNMDNKKIDDIIEDIRRNYGN
- the obgE gene encoding GTPase ObgE; amino-acid sequence: MFIDESVITVKSGDGGDGAATFRREKFVQFGGPDGGDGGKGGSIIFFADPNMNTLLNFKTIKRIEAKNGGKGSGAKCSGKNGEDVIIHVPVGTMIRDYETNKLLLDMKKKNESVVFLKGGDGGRGNVHFKNSIRKAPRISESGKSGIELKIKLELKLLADVALVGYPSVGKSSLINKVSNANSKVAGYHFTTLKPKLGIVKVDEDSSFVIADIPGLIEGAHKGIGLGDKFLKHIERCKLIIHIVDISELEGRKAIDDYKKINEELKNYSEKLAAKKQIVVLNKIDVLYDKTKIQDFEKAIGHKVEKISVLTNEGVAELMRKAYDLLKDIEDEEIEEVTALEEIIPNKEDWIIKKIEENAYELSGQVVDNVLNKYVFLGDDGIIQFLQIMRHIGMEEKLEEAGVKRGDTIIIEGYEFEYV
- a CDS encoding cell division protein SepF gives rise to the protein MKKMALEEKKMGMLDFLKNNNEEEQTNTTEINNEDILYNGVSILKPKSYSEDSKKIAEMIKDNNLVAFSLENMSREDGQRLIDYLSGATFVLGGTVIEITDKVFASVPKGVTVRNS
- a CDS encoding SDR family NAD(P)-dependent oxidoreductase, producing the protein MKKLCIITGATSGIGLELAKLFSCENIQLLLISSNLDNLKRTKMLLENKLATIDILEMDLANNFNIEKIKEKIQGKQLYCLINNAGFGDLNSFILSDIEKAENMIKLNNIALTKLCHFFLNETKESTDPIYLLNVASIAGFMPGPLMAVYYATKAYTLSFTRALRYEMRKKKNIRICCLCPGPTKTNFTKDFIKKPKIFSNIFSMQAKDVAITAYYGLLKNKELIIPGVLNYIAIKIIPFIPNKLISAITNKIMKIK
- a CDS encoding Dps family protein gives rise to the protein MEKTLNLFLADLATLAKKVQNFHWNIKGKSFFSIHEQLDKMYSDLNEVVDEVAERILALNGRPLSTMKSYLENSKINEGENKDITIDEALKKLIEDYQYIVDEAKQVKIKADESDDFGTSAMMDEYIIRYEKLLWMLRSIEY
- the hpf gene encoding ribosome hibernation-promoting factor, HPF/YfiA family, with protein sequence MNIIVSGQHLKLTDALREYAIMKCRKVEKYFDGINEIKLNLAVDDTKSEGPIHSACATMYLAGKTIRIEAEDKSLYSAIDEMLDKMIRQVKKYKDMKADKK
- a CDS encoding ABC transporter ATP-binding protein, which codes for MKILKLENVTKRYKTKVENLTILSNINLEISEGDLVSIQGKSGSGKTTLLNLIGLLDTKYEGKIDYINHINEKNLEKIRAKNVGFVFQFHYLLPEFTALENVMLPALALKEKEKVEIEKRAKELLEVVGLKDRLNFYPSELSGGQKQRVAIARALINQPKIILADEPTGNLDDENSQKINNLFIKLNKEEKQTIILVTHSTELANIADKKYVLHNKDLILKTE
- a CDS encoding ABC transporter permease, translating into MVELFIAYRHIKERKFQTIISIIAVALALIVFVVSLTISNGLKENMLNSLLSLSPHISVTYTPKKEGDYKKIIEEIKEKGAETTVSNVYIQGFVKYNENNYTPIIRATQIDKLNLHIVKKISNSGQDYAYIGQEMANGMKLNLGDEINVISLNGREIRVKIIGFFRTGYLEYDSNLVLLPLETGQILEETGDNINSLDVRVKNPGDIKKLNKLKENINSINGDIKAITWADENQNLLAAVHFEEFILILILSMLVLISSFIVSIILNILIREKTSDIGILKACGYTKKQILHIFVTEGLILGLSGIVISIILSPICLKIIQYISSNYLVKTYYITKLPIKMDFLELTLVYFIAFIIILLASYIPAKKAAKLDVTEAIKFNL
- a CDS encoding FtsB family cell division protein, encoding MNSKLWKMYLYIFVCFFAIFLLFPFFKKQYLIRVENQKTKVLKQQIEEQKKKKLNLEKAIKENEDTGNIEKIARDNLNMSEENERIYKFVDKKEDKNGEN
- the nrdR gene encoding transcriptional regulator NrdR, producing MRCIFCKYEDTSVVDSRLIDNNKIKRRRECKKCKKRFNTYEEVEQQPILVIKKDGSTQPFSKNKIYNSITRALIKRNIKPECIQDLVLDIENEIREGYSKGINSKKIGEIILKKLLLIDEVAYVRFASVYNKFDNLDSFIEIINKIKKEKEE